TCATTCTTCACTAATACATGCATCCTCTCTTGGTAACAACCATGTGACGGTCCCCCAGTTTAACATAACTCTTTAGCAGCAGTTAGTTTTGCTTCCCAGGCTTTCTTAGGCAGGTTTTATAATCAATTGTATTTTTTGGGACTAAACAAGAATTTTTCTTCGTACATGTGCCATCCGTTTTGTTTCATTGACAGCCCATAACAGGAATATGGGATTCTTCTTTTATGTCCTAAAGTAATCTCTGGTCAGGGAATTGTAAACTTTAAAAGTATGTTGAAAGTTTGGTTCCTTTCATACCAATTCTATACCTCTTAGAGCTGCTAAAATTACTTTCAGCAGTGAATTAGTTGCAAAGACTGCAGGCTGGAATCAGTTTATGTTTACGCAACTAACCTGTATGGTACCTGGTTAATGTAAATGTAACTCCAATGAGGTAGGCGCTAGCTAATAGCTGTTTACTCTACAGGGGCCTCTGGCATTTTACAAAGGGTTCCTCCCAAACTTTGCTAGACTGGGATCATGGAATGTGATTATGTTCTTGACATTGGAGCAGGTGCAAACTGAAACTTTTTGTTTTCACTAGACTTTTCAGTACATTCCGCTGAAACAAGACTTTTCATTTTGGTAAAAGTACATAAGCATGCTCCATTGAATATAAGCACTTTGTTTGTTGCCCTGGACAGGTTCAGAAGATGTTTGTGAGGAAACCGGCAAGCTGAAGATAAGGCTTTTGCAGTCGGGTGGCAAACAAAGGTGCACACCTATGGCGCACACATTTTTTCTTCTACAGACAAGAAAAAAATGACTCTATCCCCCTGAAGATTGATTGGGGAACAAGGAGAAATCTGACACCTAAATTGTGAGAATAAATAGCATGGGGGTATTTGCATGATCCCCGGATGaataaaattcagaaatagCAAACAGCTGTATCAATGTTTTATTGTCATCTCTGTGGCTGTGCTTTTACTTTTATCGGAATTGCTGGGAATGGTGATCAAATTGCTTGGTACTGTTGGGGATGAAACTTGGTGTGCTCTCTGTAGTGGTTGATTGTTATGTGATGGATTGATCATGTGTAAGTAGATGCTGCTAGTCTTTGCCTGTTACAAATTTACTGAAGTAGTAGTAACAAAGTTGGATTGGAGCAAAAGCATACGGAGGAGAGGACTCTGACCATCATAGAACAGAATATTATGGTGGACCATTCAGATGTTGCTCCTGATCTTCATCTTTCCGAAGAGCGAGTGCCTCCCCTCGGCGACGACCTGGCCCGTGGCGGCGTTGGCGACGAGGACGTGCGTGCCGGAGTAGGCGCCCCTGTGGCCCAGCGCCCTGGCGGCGATGCGGAGGGTGtcgccgggcgcggcggcggcgaggtcgacgaAGGAGACGGACATGTCGACGGAGACCTTGAGGTGGTGGCCgtcggcaacggcggcggcggagccgatTTCGTCGACCAGGGAAACCACGGCGCCCGGGGCGaggtggtcgccggcggcggtgaggcgCGGGGGCACGGTGAAGGAGCAGAGTATGCGACCCGGGTGGATGCTGTCGACGCGGATCCCCTGCAGCGCGAACCCCTCGAAGAAGCTGGGGCTGGGCTCCGCCCCCGCTCGGGGCGCCCGCCGCGCGGCTCGTCGGTCCAGCGCGTCCACCCGCGCGCCATCCTCGTCGCTCACCCGCAGCAAATCAGAGGCTCCCTTCTTCCCCGCCATGGCGGTGTTGCCTGTGGTGGGTGGACTTCTTGGACACCGTGAGCAGCTAGAGCCAACCGCAGGATGACGAAGAGGGGAGGGCACGCAATGACGCTTTTGCCCCCGCCAGCCGTTACGGGAGTCGCTGTTGGCTTGTTGGGAGGGATCGATCCGGCAACCTACAAGCTCCTCAAGCAAGTGGCGCCCCTTCACCCCCGATCAAGGTCAAGCTCTTCTTTTGGGTCATGCGCCGTGAGaacaccggagtttccttcacTTGCTTGAGGCTCTTCCAATCCCCACTGGACCTGTGCTTGAGGCGCTTCGGATCATTTCGAAATATACACAACCGGATGGTGTTCGACAAGTTGATTAGGGTGTAGCTAGGGTGACGGCCAGGGGCGAACCTACGCTATGATTAGTGGGTGCTAATACACTCCCTAAATTTTGCAAAAACAGTGATTATGCTTAAATTTTTACCATATATGCACCCTCCTTCTCAATCTAAAAAATATGCACCCTCCTTAGATCAACACTATGCACCCACAAGGCAAATGCACCCCCACTAATTTACTCTAGCTTCACCACCGGTGACGGCCCATGCACGCATGTGGATCCATGGGGAACAACGTCGCGTCAACACACCCCTTCTCGAAACACGGTGCCTCCGTAACTTGGATATGTTCGATCGGGACTCTATCTAGTCTTGTACACCAGTATAGGTTGTGTTGTAAACCTAGCTTCTAGAGGAGTCCTGACCGAACTTCCCTGCTATATAAATGTAACTTCCTTACACTTACCGTTACGCTATCGATCAACACGCAAACACCATAGTAAAATCATGACGTCTTTTGTGCACAGGTTCTCACTACCATGTAACGCATCTTGAGGGGTTCATCACTAGTAAGAAACTTACTCTAATGGTTGACATCGGCGGTCAGCAAGTAGGTAGGCAAGCCGGTGGTTAAGATCCTAAACCCAGCCTATGAGGACTCGGTTGCCTCGGACCAACAGGTCCTGGGCTTCCTCCTTTTGACATTGTCAAAGGATGTGCTATTACAAGTAGCCACGACTTTGAAATCAGCTAAAGCATGGAAGGTGATTGAAGAAAATTTC
This genomic window from Setaria viridis chromosome 8, Setaria_viridis_v4.0, whole genome shotgun sequence contains:
- the LOC117833572 gene encoding uncharacterized protein — its product is MAGKKGASDLLRVSDEDGARVDALDRRAARRAPRAGAEPSPSFFEGFALQGIRVDSIHPGRILCSFTVPPRLTAAGDHLAPGAVVSLVDEIGSAAAVADGHHLKVSVDMSVSFVDLAAAAPGDTLRIAARALGHRGAYSGTHVLVANAATGQVVAEGRHSLFGKMKIRSNI